One stretch of Bos indicus x Bos taurus breed Angus x Brahman F1 hybrid chromosome 22, Bos_hybrid_MaternalHap_v2.0, whole genome shotgun sequence DNA includes these proteins:
- the EXOG gene encoding nuclease EXOG, mitochondrial, translated as MAAKSFASRLRGSRRFLSGFVAGAVAGAASTGLVVVQFLWSRDAEPAVVVREPDGSSEKAVLEQFGFPLAGTETRCYTNHALSYDQSKRVPRWVLEHISKSKITGAADRKHCKFKPDPNIPPAFSAFNEDYIGSGWSRGHMAPAGNNKFSTKAMAETFYLSNIVPQNFDNNAGYWNRIEMYCRELTERFEDVWIVSGPLTLPQTGSDGKKTVSYQVIGEDNVAVPSHLYKVILARRSAGSAEPLALGAFVVPNKAIGFQPQLSEFQVSLQDLEKLSGLVFFPHLDRTSDIRNICSVDTCKLLDFREFTLYLSTRKVEGARSVVRLEKVLENLRNAGIEPDEYFMTRYEKKLEELRAQERSGVLEEKPS; from the exons ATGGCTGCTAAAAGTTTTGCTTCCCGTCTCCGTGGGTCCCGGCGCTTTTTGAGTGGCTTCGTGGCCGGAGCTGTCGCGGGCGCTGCAAGCACTGGGCTCGTGGTCGTGCAGTTCCTCTGGAGTCGGGATGCTGAGCCAGCGGTGGTGGTGAGGGAGCCGGACG GTTCTTCGGAAAAGGCTGTCTTGGAACAATTTGGATTCCCTTTAGCTGGAACAGAGACAAGGTGTTACACTAACCATGCCTTGTCTTATGATCAATCAAAGCGGGTGCCTAGATGGGTTCTTGAACATATATCCAAGAGCAAGATAACGG GTGCTGCAGACAGAAAACATTGTAAATTCAAGCCGGATCCCAACATCCCTCCAGCCTTCAGCGCCTTCAACGAGGACTATATTGGCAGTGGGTGGTCACGAGGCCACATGGCTCCAGCAGGAAATAACAAATTCTCAACT AAAGCCATGGCCGAAACCTTTTACCTCTCTAATATTGTGCCTCAGAATTTTGATAATAATGCTGGATATTGGAACAG aatagAAATGTACTGTCGAGAACTGACAGAGCGGTTTGAGGATGTTTGGATAGTATCTGGACCGCTGACCTTACCTCAGACTGGAAGTGATGGAAAGAAAACAGTTAGTTACCAG GTGATCGGCGAGGACAACGTGGCAGTGCCCTCCCACCTGTACAAGGTGATCCTGGCACGCAGAAGCGCGGGGTCTGCTGAGCCCCTGGCCCTCGGGGCCTTCGTGGTGCCCAACAAGGCCATTGGCTTCCAGCCCCAATTGAGTGAGTTCCAGGTGAGCCTGCAGGACCTGGAGAAGCTGTCGGGACTGGTGTTTTTCCCGCATCTGGATAGAACTAGTGACATCAGGAACATCTGCTCGGTGGACACCTGTAAGCTCCTGGACTTCCGGGAGTTCACCCTGTACCTGAGCACAAGAAAGGTAGAGGGGGCCCGATCGGTAgtcagactggaaaaggtcctggAAAACCTTCGGAACGCGGGCATCGAGCCCGACGAGTACTTCATGACTCGCTACGAGAAGAAACTGGAAGAACTCCGAGCTCAGGAGCGGTCAGGCGTCCTGGAGGAAAAGCCCTCGTAG